One stretch of Arachis duranensis cultivar V14167 chromosome 1, aradu.V14167.gnm2.J7QH, whole genome shotgun sequence DNA includes these proteins:
- the LOC107463563 gene encoding putative ubiquitin-conjugating enzyme E2 38: MSSSHHKQKEAANTMKGREQIFNVFDIVSEVPDDHFFGSPSEEASSYSTANSNLSKRAMKEWKILEQNLPDSIYVRVYENRIDLMRAVIIGAAGTPYHDGLFFFDIQLPSKYPNYPPEVYFHSFGHDLNPNLYNNGRVCLSLLNTWQGRSAEKWDPRASTLLQVLLSIQALVLNEQPFFNEPGTSFGRLIFQSRSRVYTEMAFQLTWEVAMNLVHRPPEHFEAFVLQHFCTRSVAVLDACREYANERVWVGYYCMNQGGDGRSSSLCSSSNVKVSASFKKSLVESLYPRLVQTFQSCGADLNGTPKELESEVIINKQPKRKQMIDPTMHENKGEAGKHNNKGGIFMKAVDRIKTALGWKKKKTDSKQF, from the coding sequence ATGAGTTCATCACATCACAAGCAGAAGGAGGCAGCTAACACCATGAAAGGAAGAGAGCAGATCTTCAATGTCTTCGATATTGTTTCGGAAGTCCCCGATGACCATTTCTTTGGCTCACCATCAGAAGAAGCTAGCAGTTACAGCACCGCCAACAGCAATCTCTCCAAGCGCGCCATGAAAGAGTGGAAGATCTTGGAACAGAACCTTCCAGACTCCATCTACGTCCGGGTCTACGAGAACCGCATTGACCTAATGAGGGCGGTGATTATAGGCGCCGCGGGAACGCCGTACCACGATGGTCTCTTCTTCTTCGACATCCAGCTCCCTTCTAAATACCCAAACTATCCTCCGGAAGTATACTTCCACTCGTTCGGGCACGATCTCAACCCGAACCTCTACAACAACGGCAGGGTCTGCTTGAGCCTCCTTAACACGTGGCAGGGCAGGTCAGCCGAGAAGTGGGATCCACGCGCTTCGACGCTCCTTCAGGTCTTGCTCTCAATCCAAGCACTCGTTCTCAACGAGCAACCGTTTTTCAATGAGCCTGGGACTTCGTTCGGACGCCTTATCTTTCAGAGCAGGTCACGTGTCTACACCGAGATGGCGTTTCAGCTCACGTGGGAAGTTGCCATGAACCTCGTTCATAGGCCGCCCGAGCACTTTGAGGCCTTCGTCCTTCAACACTTCTGCACGCGCTCCGTGGCTGTCTTGGACGCGTGCCGCGAATACGCCAATGAGCGCGTGTGGGTCGGGTATTATTGCATGAACCAAGGTGGTGATGGTAGGTCATCCAGTTTGTGTTCTTCTTCAAATGTGAAAGTTTCGGCATCTTTTAAGAAGAGTTTGGTGGAAAGTTTGTACCCTAGGCTGGTTCAAACGTTTCAATCATGCGGTGCGGATTTGAATGGTACCCCAAAAGAGTTGGAATCAGAAGTTATTATTAACAAGCAACCCAAAAGGAAGCAAATGATTGATCCGACGATGCATGAAAACAAGGGTGAGGCTGGGAAGCATAACAATAAGGGTGGGATCTTCATGAAAGCTGTGGATAGGATCAAAACGGCGTTgggatggaagaagaagaagacagactCCAAACAATTCTAG